The Kosakonia sacchari SP1 genome includes a window with the following:
- a CDS encoding sulfite exporter TauE/SafE family protein codes for MFLQRPLYKDALHLFRFFCLILWLLLTVYITGFAGIAENYILSFAMMAGAFVGSATPVGGGVVAFPVLTFIKQIPAKEAAVFCLAMQSFGMSASSLAIFTHKLPVDKFLITWCVITSFLGYLLALFYIPNPFSSAGLKVFFSSFWLAFGAAIFLVRRKQTIRRTVALTRVNGWRLLLFIAICFAGGIVTSWIGNGIDVVFFCVLILMFSRTESVATPSAVIVMALISLLATVLNISAGNVNMQTLTYLSATIPVVIIFAPLGILFSVRHGDAFIRKLLLALVIIQYLFTAVAFFRQLDYLLLSMLVIALSFILLFAIGCIDKRKAV; via the coding sequence ATGTTCTTACAACGACCTTTATATAAGGATGCGCTTCATCTTTTCAGATTTTTTTGTTTAATTCTCTGGTTATTATTGACGGTATATATTACTGGCTTCGCTGGAATAGCTGAGAATTATATTTTAAGTTTCGCCATGATGGCGGGGGCGTTTGTCGGAAGTGCGACGCCAGTGGGTGGCGGTGTGGTGGCATTTCCGGTACTGACGTTCATCAAACAGATCCCGGCCAAAGAGGCCGCCGTTTTTTGCCTGGCAATGCAATCGTTTGGCATGTCGGCGTCTTCTTTAGCGATTTTTACCCACAAGCTACCGGTCGATAAATTTCTGATAACCTGGTGTGTAATAACCAGTTTTTTAGGTTATTTGCTGGCGCTTTTTTATATTCCTAATCCCTTTTCATCCGCAGGATTAAAAGTTTTTTTCTCCTCTTTCTGGCTCGCTTTTGGCGCGGCGATTTTCCTTGTCCGAAGAAAACAAACCATTAGGCGAACCGTAGCACTTACCCGCGTGAACGGCTGGCGATTGCTGTTATTTATCGCTATTTGCTTCGCCGGTGGGATTGTCACGTCATGGATCGGTAATGGTATTGATGTGGTCTTTTTTTGTGTGTTGATTCTAATGTTTTCCCGCACCGAATCCGTAGCAACACCTTCTGCGGTCATTGTGATGGCGTTGATATCACTGCTGGCGACGGTTTTAAATATCAGTGCCGGTAACGTTAATATGCAGACCTTAACATATCTGAGTGCAACGATTCCGGTGGTCATTATCTTTGCACCTTTAGGTATTCTCTTTTCTGTTCGGCATGGGGATGCATTTATCCGAAAACTTCTGCTGGCGCTGGTCATAATTCAATATCTGTTTACCGCCGTGGCTTTTTTCAGGCAGCTGGATTATCTGCTTCTCTCGATGCTCGTTATTGCTCTTTCATTCATTTTATTGTTTGCCATTGGCTGTATTGATAAAAGGAAAGCAGTGTGA
- a CDS encoding ArsR/SmtB family transcription factor, translating into MTEQLPNFSRLACLLADASRARMLCALMDNNRLTASELARVAGLSAQSASNHLAKLTYCRVVAFDKVGRNRYYRLYNALIAQAIESMMVATYADDDFQQRLKPSGFKKICYARTCYDHVAGHIGVAIYEHFLQTNMLVVTDGHLTVTPKGRDWFATQLGIDIDNVHAGSRRELAISCMDWSEQCYHLSGELGTRLFAALLEKRFLIKAHEPRVLLVTPAGKAFLQQTLGIVGVDD; encoded by the coding sequence ATGACAGAACAACTTCCTAATTTCAGCCGACTGGCTTGTCTGTTAGCCGATGCCAGCCGGGCAAGAATGCTCTGCGCGTTGATGGATAATAACCGGCTTACCGCATCGGAATTAGCGCGTGTTGCCGGGCTTTCGGCGCAATCCGCTAGCAATCATTTGGCGAAATTAACCTACTGCCGGGTAGTTGCCTTCGATAAAGTGGGACGCAACCGTTATTACCGGCTCTATAACGCGCTGATTGCCCAGGCCATTGAATCGATGATGGTGGCAACCTATGCCGATGACGATTTTCAGCAGCGGTTAAAACCCAGCGGGTTTAAGAAAATATGTTATGCCAGAACCTGCTACGACCATGTTGCCGGGCATATCGGCGTCGCTATCTATGAGCATTTTTTACAAACAAACATGCTTGTTGTCACAGACGGACATCTCACCGTCACCCCGAAGGGACGAGACTGGTTCGCTACGCAACTGGGGATAGATATCGATAACGTGCACGCCGGATCGCGCCGGGAACTGGCAATAAGCTGTATGGACTGGAGCGAGCAGTGTTATCACTTATCGGGTGAATTGGGCACCCGACTCTTCGCGGCGCTGCTTGAGAAGCGGTTTCTTATTAAAGCGCATGAGCCGCGTGTGTTGCTGGTTACGCCCGCAGGCAAAGCATTTTTGCAACAGACGCTGGGTATTGTCGGCGTAGATGATTAA
- a CDS encoding class I SAM-dependent methyltransferase, which yields MDIFASNKHSQQNKSKWEELHKKSADERVRTTPSYAIKRIYESLEYIQTHSTTVNTLEIGCGFARNLHYLITHGFSDNYVGIDQTDIAISKSKELLSDYQQKGIVQLIKANAAGELPFPDAHFDCIFDIMSAITFIPDEAVRVAYFNNVVRLLKPGGAYFFLAVSSQAVFNDKVVDATLDEPGLFKRKFDNMIEKAYSADELKCYLAGLSVCCLDVVSEHTRAFGDEKFERENGFWFGCFTKAI from the coding sequence ATGGATATCTTTGCATCAAATAAGCACAGCCAACAAAATAAAAGCAAATGGGAAGAGTTACATAAAAAATCGGCGGATGAACGTGTGCGCACCACACCCAGTTACGCCATAAAACGAATCTACGAAAGTCTGGAATATATTCAAACTCACTCTACCACCGTCAACACGCTGGAAATTGGCTGTGGTTTTGCCCGTAACCTTCATTACCTTATTACGCATGGCTTTTCTGATAATTACGTCGGTATTGATCAAACTGATATCGCTATCAGTAAATCAAAGGAATTGCTGAGCGATTATCAACAAAAAGGCATTGTACAACTTATTAAGGCCAACGCTGCGGGCGAGTTACCCTTTCCGGATGCTCACTTCGATTGCATTTTCGATATTATGTCCGCTATTACTTTTATTCCCGATGAAGCGGTACGAGTGGCGTATTTCAACAACGTGGTAAGACTCCTGAAACCGGGCGGCGCTTACTTCTTCCTTGCAGTCAGTAGTCAGGCGGTGTTTAACGATAAAGTCGTCGATGCAACGCTGGATGAACCGGGTCTGTTTAAACGTAAATTCGACAACATGATTGAAAAAGCCTATTCGGCAGATGAGCTGAAATGCTATCTGGCGGGGCTGTCTGTTTGCTGTCTGGATGTGGTTTCCGAACATACTCGCGCTTTTGGCGATGAAAAGTTCGAACGAGAAAATGGCTTCTGGTTTGGCTGTTTTACCAAAGCGATCTGA
- a CDS encoding methyltransferase domain-containing protein: MEVGNSISISTGQQWSFDNDVASHFDEHVQMSVPVYHEGHELIGFLSDFFIKDGSVFYEIGCSTGALIHKIYTRHSQKAATRFIGVEPVQNMIAQAKKRTGSLPIEYLHTTIENIDMEACDFIASYYCLQFIPLTKRIMAYEKLYDALIPGGALILFEKEVVDDSKINEMIESCYLKFKLSRGFSVEEILAKKFSLEGVMRPCTERENRKILAEVGFKQIATIMKYGEFHGYLCIK; this comes from the coding sequence ATGGAAGTGGGTAACAGTATTTCAATATCAACCGGGCAACAATGGTCTTTTGATAATGATGTCGCCAGCCATTTTGATGAACATGTGCAAATGTCGGTGCCGGTTTATCATGAGGGGCATGAACTTATTGGTTTTTTAAGTGATTTTTTTATTAAAGACGGTTCAGTGTTTTATGAAATAGGTTGCTCCACCGGCGCACTGATTCATAAAATTTATACCCGTCATAGTCAAAAAGCAGCGACACGGTTTATTGGCGTTGAACCGGTTCAGAATATGATCGCGCAGGCGAAAAAAAGAACCGGCAGTTTACCCATTGAATATCTGCATACCACCATTGAAAATATCGATATGGAAGCGTGCGACTTTATTGCCTCTTATTACTGCTTGCAGTTTATCCCATTGACTAAGCGCATAATGGCTTATGAAAAATTATATGATGCATTAATTCCGGGTGGCGCGTTAATTCTTTTTGAAAAAGAGGTTGTTGACGACTCGAAAATAAATGAAATGATCGAGTCTTGTTATCTTAAATTCAAGCTGTCGCGAGGGTTTTCTGTTGAAGAAATTCTCGCTAAAAAATTTAGCCTCGAAGGAGTGATGCGGCCCTGTACCGAACGAGAAAACAGAAAGATTCTTGCGGAAGTCGGGTTTAAACAAATTGCCACGATCATGAAATACGGTGAATTCCATGGATATCTTTGCATCAAATAA
- a CDS encoding DMT family transporter: MNFLIKVVIATLCMGSSFPTGKYLISYENMPPFLMGGWRFMAAGLFMLLIPVFTRGIQAIIPTSGGSVAKGLLLTAVVGALQTTGTMGFLNLALESVTSSMSSIILFTNPLWLAVLAHYLLHDKLNKRKIISLIIGVAGVIVCLGLESVKGGTGLFYAFLGSLCWAVCTVVSKRFVFDKDSWVFTGWQLFLGALFMLIIAWIRHEKYDIGDLQTWGWVWFIWLILPASVGSFGLWFSALRQGGATLASGFLFLVPLFSTIFSIFTLHDGLSIQLIIGGCLIVLSLFLLNREY; this comes from the coding sequence ATGAACTTTCTAATAAAAGTTGTTATTGCGACCCTCTGTATGGGGTCGTCTTTTCCAACCGGGAAATATTTAATCTCTTATGAAAATATGCCGCCGTTTTTAATGGGCGGCTGGCGGTTTATGGCGGCCGGGCTTTTTATGCTATTAATTCCGGTTTTTACCCGTGGCATTCAGGCTATCATTCCGACCAGTGGAGGGTCGGTTGCGAAGGGATTGCTTTTAACCGCGGTCGTCGGCGCGTTACAGACGACGGGGACAATGGGCTTTCTCAACCTGGCGCTGGAGAGCGTTACCTCATCCATGTCTTCTATTATTCTGTTTACCAACCCGCTGTGGCTCGCGGTATTAGCGCATTATCTGCTGCACGATAAATTAAATAAGCGAAAAATCATCTCATTGATTATTGGCGTCGCGGGGGTGATTGTTTGTCTGGGGCTTGAGAGTGTCAAAGGTGGAACCGGTTTATTTTATGCATTTTTAGGATCGCTATGCTGGGCGGTTTGTACGGTCGTGAGTAAGCGATTTGTTTTTGATAAAGATAGCTGGGTGTTTACCGGCTGGCAGCTTTTTCTCGGTGCGCTGTTTATGTTGATCATCGCCTGGATAAGACATGAGAAATATGATATCGGCGATTTACAAACCTGGGGCTGGGTATGGTTTATTTGGCTTATTTTACCGGCCAGCGTCGGCTCGTTCGGTTTGTGGTTTTCAGCACTACGGCAGGGCGGCGCAACGCTTGCCAGCGGCTTTCTGTTTCTGGTTCCTCTCTTTTCAACGATCTTTTCTATTTTCACGTTGCATGATGGTCTCTCCATCCAGCTTATTATCGGCGGATGCCTGATTGTCCTTTCACTCTTTCTTCTTAATCGGGAGTATTAA